A single window of Caldicellulosiruptor bescii DSM 6725 DNA harbors:
- the pyk gene encoding pyruvate kinase has protein sequence MRKTKIICTLGPATDSEEIIRKLVENGMDVVRLNFSHGTHEEHKKKIDMVKKIREEFDKPIPILLDTKGPEIRIGFFKDGKVELKEGQKFVLTVEEILGNEEIVSITYKELVEDVKPGDKILIDDGLIELIVEDKTEKNIICKVKNGGVLTNQKGVNVPGIPIRLPALTQKDKEDILFGIENDVDFIAASFIRKASDVVEIREFLNKNGGKDILIIAKIETQEGVANCDEIIRVADGIMVARGDLGVELPFEEVPLVQKMLIEKCYKAGKPVITATQMLESMIRNPRPTRAEVSDIANAIFDGTSAIMLSGETAMGKYPVESVATMAKIAERVENQIDYIKRFQSQVFDMPVNVTNAISHATCTTAHDLGAKAIITVTKSGNTARMVSKFRPACPIIATTPCEKVRRQLNLSWGVYPFLAEYKSSTDDIFDHAVEIAVKSKIVKNGDLVVITAGVPVGVSGTTNILKVHVVGHVLVEGRGWGSGKVTSRVCVVKSINELKQNFEDGDIIVTSQTNNEFIPYMKRASGIITEEGGQNSHAVIVGAALDIPVITDAKNALEILKTGIVVTIDTQKGIVFSGEQKIEE, from the coding sequence GAAGAGCATAAGAAAAAGATTGACATGGTAAAAAAAATAAGAGAAGAATTTGACAAGCCTATTCCCATTTTGCTTGACACAAAAGGACCAGAGATAAGAATAGGTTTTTTTAAAGATGGCAAAGTAGAATTGAAAGAAGGTCAGAAATTTGTTCTGACTGTGGAAGAAATCTTGGGAAATGAAGAGATTGTTAGTATCACTTATAAAGAACTTGTTGAGGATGTAAAACCAGGTGATAAAATCCTGATAGATGATGGACTTATTGAGCTTATTGTTGAGGACAAGACAGAAAAGAATATAATCTGCAAGGTAAAAAATGGAGGAGTCTTAACCAACCAGAAAGGGGTAAACGTACCGGGTATACCCATTAGGCTTCCTGCACTTACCCAGAAGGATAAAGAGGATATTCTGTTTGGGATAGAAAATGATGTAGATTTTATTGCAGCTTCATTTATAAGAAAGGCAAGTGACGTTGTTGAAATTAGAGAGTTTCTGAACAAAAATGGTGGAAAGGACATTTTAATAATTGCCAAGATAGAAACTCAAGAAGGTGTTGCAAACTGCGACGAAATAATAAGAGTTGCAGATGGAATTATGGTTGCAAGAGGAGATTTAGGGGTGGAACTTCCTTTTGAGGAAGTCCCCCTTGTTCAAAAAATGCTCATTGAAAAATGCTACAAAGCAGGAAAGCCTGTCATAACAGCAACACAGATGCTTGAATCTATGATACGAAATCCAAGACCTACCAGGGCAGAGGTTAGCGATATTGCCAATGCCATATTTGATGGAACTTCTGCAATAATGCTCTCTGGCGAAACGGCAATGGGCAAATATCCTGTTGAAAGTGTTGCTACAATGGCAAAGATTGCCGAAAGAGTGGAAAATCAGATTGATTATATCAAGAGATTTCAATCTCAGGTATTTGATATGCCAGTTAATGTGACAAATGCTATTTCGCACGCAACTTGTACAACTGCACATGACCTTGGTGCAAAAGCTATTATAACTGTAACAAAGTCAGGTAACACTGCAAGAATGGTTTCAAAATTCAGACCTGCTTGTCCGATTATTGCAACCACACCTTGTGAGAAGGTTAGGAGACAGCTGAATCTGTCATGGGGTGTGTATCCATTTTTGGCAGAATACAAAAGTTCGACCGATGATATATTTGACCATGCTGTTGAGATAGCTGTAAAATCCAAGATTGTAAAAAACGGAGATTTAGTCGTCATTACTGCTGGAGTTCCTGTTGGCGTGAGTGGAACAACAAATATACTTAAAGTTCATGTCGTTGGACATGTTTTGGTTGAAGGGCGAGGTTGGGGAAGCGGAAAGGTAACAAGCAGGGTATGCGTTGTTAAAAGCATTAATGAACTTAAGCAGAATTTTGAAGATGGAGATATAATAGTTACAAGCCAGACAAATAATGAGTTTATACCTTATATGAAAAGGGCTTCGGGAATTATCACAGAAGAGGGTGGACAGAACTCTCATGCAGTAATTGTAGGTGCTGCACTTGATATCCCTGTAATAACAGATGCTAAAAATGCATTGGAGATATTAAAAACAGGGATTGTAGTTACAATTGATACTCAAAAAGGAATAGTATTTAGTGGAGAGCAGAAGATAGAAGAATAA
- a CDS encoding acyl-CoA thioesterase: MIEIELVVRYAETDRMGIVHHSNYFVWFEAARTELIKKVGICYSQIENELGVYLPLISCSCDFKRACFYEDKITVSAKVNNLTPTRIKFYYQVKKDGVLCATGFTEHAFVDKNFKPINLQKKNRDLFLNFEKLWFEDKL; the protein is encoded by the coding sequence ATGATAGAAATAGAATTAGTAGTTAGGTATGCAGAAACAGATAGAATGGGTATTGTGCATCACTCAAATTATTTTGTGTGGTTCGAAGCAGCTCGTACAGAACTTATAAAAAAGGTTGGTATATGCTATTCGCAGATTGAAAATGAGCTGGGAGTGTACCTGCCACTTATAAGCTGTTCTTGCGATTTTAAGAGAGCTTGCTTTTACGAAGATAAGATAACGGTGAGTGCAAAGGTTAATAATTTAACACCTACAAGAATAAAATTTTACTATCAAGTCAAAAAGGATGGAGTTTTGTGTGCAACAGGTTTTACTGAACATGCCTTTGTTGATAAAAATTTTAAACCAATAAATCTGCAGAAAAAAAACAGGGATTTGTTTTTGAATTTTGAAAAGCTGTGGTTTGAAGACAAATTGTAA
- the rpsU gene encoding 30S ribosomal protein S21: MSEVRVGENESLDSALRRFKKKCAEAGVLAELRKREHYESPSVRRKKKSEAARRRKRR, encoded by the coding sequence ATGTCAGAAGTAAGAGTGGGTGAGAATGAATCACTCGATAGTGCCCTCAGAAGATTTAAAAAGAAATGTGCAGAAGCTGGGGTTTTAGCTGAACTCAGAAAAAGAGAGCACTATGAAAGCCCAAGCGTTAGAAGAAAGAAAAAATCAGAAGCTGCACGTAGGAGAAAGCGCAGATAA
- a CDS encoding GatB/YqeY domain-containing protein, whose product MSLKDKLLEDYKTAMKEKDVVRKNVVGMVRAAILQFEKDNKVVLDDSGVLSVIAKEIKKRKDSLPEYIKSGRQDLIDELNREIEILTSYLPPMLSEEEIEQLVKETIEIIKPNGIKDMGKVMQEVMKKVSGRADGKVVSEIVKKYLQQ is encoded by the coding sequence TTGAGTCTCAAAGATAAGCTCCTTGAAGATTATAAAACTGCTATGAAAGAAAAGGATGTTGTTAGAAAAAATGTTGTTGGTATGGTGAGAGCTGCAATATTGCAGTTTGAAAAGGACAACAAGGTGGTTCTTGACGATAGTGGAGTTCTGAGTGTCATTGCTAAGGAAATTAAGAAGAGAAAAGATAGTTTACCTGAATATATAAAAAGTGGCAGACAGGATTTGATTGATGAGTTGAATAGAGAGATTGAAATTTTGACTTCTTATCTTCCACCCATGCTCAGCGAAGAAGAAATAGAGCAGCTTGTAAAGGAAACTATAGAAATTATAAAACCTAATGGAATAAAAGATATGGGCAAAGTAATGCAAGAGGTTATGAAAAAGGTAAGTGGCAGAGCAGATGGAAAAGTTGTAAGTGAGATTGTTAAAAAATATTTACAACAATAA
- the yqfC gene encoding sporulation protein YqfC gives MPKISKKNLKQFALLSQFPQEVITDQPRITLIGDQEIIIENHKGLICYEDTFVKINTNISPLAIEGDKLVIERMDSETIIISGRIKYVKYFFDPEQGRSD, from the coding sequence ATGCCGAAGATATCAAAGAAAAATTTAAAGCAGTTTGCTTTGTTATCTCAGTTTCCCCAAGAAGTTATAACAGACCAGCCAAGAATTACTTTAATTGGTGACCAAGAAATTATTATTGAGAACCATAAAGGACTCATTTGTTATGAAGACACTTTTGTTAAAATAAACACAAATATATCTCCTCTTGCAATTGAAGGAGATAAACTTGTAATTGAAAGAATGGACAGCGAAACAATTATTATAAGCGGAAGAATAAAATATGTAAAATATTTTTTTGATCCCGAACAAGGGAGAAGTGATTGA
- a CDS encoding sporulation protein YqfD, with the protein MCSGRLVLKVEGENLNKFLNMLIFNKILLKLYSKQNNTIIIGISTKIFKKVIKIAKKTKCKISILEKNGMYFYLKELTLWKVITVGVCIFILIVFNQFIFDIAILNHGSADMLLNEKIKEKLYQYNIKPFILKNKIDEKILERKLLTELGDLMWVNVKKEGVRLFVEYVKREMAEIENKKGRIFAASSGIIKRIILKSGNLLVKEGDTVVYGQLLVDNKVFSKDGIEYFEDANAQIEGITFYTVPADFTIPLYQKEYISKATVPYIKVGNYEIKLKNIVTKNENCDKIKIKEYKLSPLAIWVGVYEVKRYKLKRFVPTFDQIKEKVKRECDQKFMSLTKNKKILNVLSVRTYIKVIKQKGEIRKIECQRNYECLEEIGVKK; encoded by the coding sequence ATGTGCAGTGGAAGACTTGTTTTAAAAGTAGAAGGAGAGAATTTAAACAAATTTTTAAATATGCTTATTTTCAATAAGATTTTACTTAAACTGTATTCTAAACAGAATAATACCATAATTATAGGTATATCAACCAAAATTTTTAAAAAAGTAATAAAGATAGCAAAAAAAACAAAGTGCAAAATAAGCATTTTAGAGAAAAATGGAATGTATTTTTATTTAAAGGAGCTAACGTTATGGAAAGTAATTACAGTTGGAGTATGTATTTTTATTTTAATAGTTTTTAATCAGTTTATTTTTGACATAGCTATTTTAAACCATGGTTCTGCAGATATGTTGTTAAATGAAAAAATAAAAGAAAAACTTTACCAGTACAATATAAAGCCATTTATACTGAAAAATAAAATTGACGAAAAAATACTTGAAAGAAAACTTCTTACTGAGTTAGGTGATTTAATGTGGGTAAATGTAAAAAAAGAAGGTGTTCGTCTGTTTGTAGAGTATGTAAAAAGAGAAATGGCAGAAATAGAAAACAAGAAAGGACGGATATTTGCAGCAAGTAGCGGAATTATTAAAAGAATAATCTTAAAATCTGGGAATTTACTTGTCAAAGAAGGTGATACTGTAGTATATGGGCAGCTTCTTGTAGATAATAAAGTGTTCTCCAAGGATGGAATTGAGTATTTTGAAGATGCAAATGCCCAAATTGAAGGAATCACATTTTACACCGTCCCTGCAGATTTTACTATTCCTTTATATCAAAAAGAATATATTTCAAAAGCAACAGTACCATACATAAAAGTTGGTAATTATGAAATCAAACTTAAAAATATAGTTACTAAAAACGAGAATTGTGATAAAATTAAAATAAAAGAGTATAAACTTTCACCTTTGGCTATTTGGGTGGGAGTGTATGAAGTCAAAAGATACAAGCTAAAAAGATTTGTGCCTACGTTTGATCAAATAAAGGAAAAGGTTAAAAGAGAATGTGACCAAAAGTTTATGTCACTTACAAAAAATAAGAAGATATTAAATGTTTTGTCAGTTCGCACATATATAAAAGTGATAAAGCAAAAAGGTGAGATAAGGAAAATTGAATGCCAAAGAAATTATGAATGTTTAGAAGAGATTGGCGTTAAAAAATAA
- a CDS encoding PhoH family protein produces the protein MEERLISTLSIEDTQELWNIFGEFDSKVKTLEELLNVNIVFRDNGIKIIGNNPENISKAEKTIKILHDMEKKKLDIDEHTIRYIVETLEDEEIRSLENDVIFITHRGKQVKPKTLGQKRYINAIMNNTIVFGIGPAGTGKTYLAMAMAVHYLKKKEVSKIILTRPAVEAGEKLGFLPGDLQTKVDPYLRPIYDALHDLIGTETYQRYMERGVIEVAPLAYMRGRTLDDAFIILDEAQNTTSEQMKMFLTRLGFGSKAVVTGDITQIDLPSGIESGLVQVTKILRDIEGIEFVFLTYQDVVRHQLVQKIINAYNRYEEKRKEKQRA, from the coding sequence TTGGAAGAAAGACTCATTTCAACTTTAAGCATTGAAGACACCCAAGAACTTTGGAATATATTTGGTGAGTTTGATTCTAAAGTTAAGACTTTAGAAGAGCTTTTGAATGTAAATATTGTGTTTAGAGACAATGGTATAAAAATCATAGGCAATAATCCAGAAAATATAAGTAAAGCAGAAAAAACGATAAAAATATTACATGACATGGAGAAGAAAAAATTAGATATTGATGAACATACTATACGTTATATAGTAGAGACTTTAGAAGATGAAGAAATAAGAAGTTTAGAAAATGATGTTATCTTTATAACTCACAGAGGCAAACAGGTAAAACCTAAAACTCTTGGCCAAAAACGATATATAAATGCAATTATGAACAATACAATTGTATTTGGCATTGGACCTGCAGGTACAGGTAAGACTTACTTGGCTATGGCAATGGCTGTTCATTACCTCAAAAAGAAAGAGGTAAGCAAAATTATTCTTACAAGACCGGCTGTTGAAGCAGGTGAAAAATTAGGATTTTTACCTGGAGATTTGCAAACAAAAGTAGACCCATACTTGCGACCAATTTATGATGCACTTCATGACTTAATTGGCACAGAAACCTACCAACGGTATATGGAAAGAGGAGTAATTGAGGTTGCACCGCTTGCATACATGCGTGGAAGGACCTTAGATGATGCTTTTATAATTTTAGATGAGGCACAAAACACTACTTCAGAGCAAATGAAGATGTTTTTGACAAGACTTGGTTTTGGCTCAAAGGCAGTGGTGACTGGTGATATTACTCAGATTGACTTACCAAGTGGGATTGAGTCTGGACTTGTTCAGGTAACGAAGATACTTAGGGATATTGAAGGAATAGAATTTGTTTTTTTGACTTATCAAGACGTTGTTCGTCATCAACTTGTTCAAAAGATTATTAATGCTTACAATAGGTATGAAGAAAAACGAAAGGAGAAACAAAGAGCATAG
- a CDS encoding HD family phosphohydrolase, with product MLKIFERWHERKRIYYYRFILFFSFFGTSSLLIALSKRKETPIIWNKIFRFFNPEIKYSKFRIDGDLSAAILLILILSLIMGVYLYLFERKFIDNCRDMAATSAIIALNLLLIKFLLPIPTYAVPAFVGVILISLLIDVRVSIIFNVILSIVTLLIVGMNNLSFALHLFVTGSLCAIVSHSINNRLQFISHGFLASLISSLFVLSTELVFKMNEAEVLTTSANSFIGTALSFIIAYGTLPVWEYLFDFTTPIRLMELSNPNHPLLKRLLLEAPGTYHHSLIVGNLAEIACEAVGGNYLLARIGAYYHDIGKLKRPFYFKENQIIEEDPHNRITPTLSALIIISHTKDGVEIGKEYRLPRQVLDIIKQHHGTTKVAFFYGKALSQNQQVSEEKFRYDGPIPQSKEAAIVMLADSVEAAVRALSSPTPQMIEATIRNVIQEKLLDGQLNNSDLTFKELEIILENFIKVLTGVFHKRVSYNIFEDSSNKSDEVMVRSENIHSKSAR from the coding sequence ATGTTAAAAATTTTTGAACGATGGCATGAGAGAAAAAGGATTTATTATTATCGATTTATTCTTTTTTTCTCTTTTTTTGGGACCTCGTCGCTATTGATAGCACTGTCTAAAAGAAAAGAAACACCTATAATTTGGAATAAAATTTTTCGGTTTTTTAATCCTGAAATAAAATATTCTAAATTTAGAATAGACGGTGATTTATCAGCTGCAATTTTATTAATTTTGATACTTTCTCTCATAATGGGAGTGTATTTATATCTTTTTGAAAGAAAATTTATAGACAACTGCAGGGATATGGCAGCAACAAGTGCCATTATAGCTCTAAATCTTCTTTTAATAAAGTTTCTTCTTCCCATACCAACATATGCTGTGCCGGCTTTTGTAGGAGTTATTTTGATTTCGCTTTTGATTGATGTAAGAGTTTCGATAATTTTTAATGTAATACTTTCAATTGTAACCCTGCTAATTGTGGGAATGAATAACCTTAGTTTTGCTCTTCATCTTTTTGTGACAGGAAGTTTGTGTGCAATTGTATCACACAGTATTAACAATAGGCTTCAATTTATATCCCACGGATTTTTGGCCAGTTTAATATCCTCACTTTTTGTTTTGTCAACTGAATTAGTATTTAAAATGAATGAAGCTGAGGTGTTGACCACTTCAGCAAACTCTTTTATTGGTACGGCACTTTCGTTTATTATTGCGTATGGAACTTTGCCTGTGTGGGAGTACTTATTTGATTTTACCACCCCGATTAGACTTATGGAACTTTCTAATCCCAACCATCCATTACTTAAAAGACTTTTACTTGAAGCTCCAGGTACTTATCATCACAGTTTAATAGTAGGGAATTTAGCCGAGATTGCATGTGAAGCAGTTGGTGGAAATTATCTTCTTGCCCGCATAGGCGCTTATTATCACGACATAGGAAAGCTAAAAAGACCTTTTTATTTTAAGGAAAATCAGATTATTGAAGAAGACCCTCACAACAGGATAACTCCTACTCTTTCAGCTCTTATAATAATCTCACATACAAAAGATGGTGTGGAGATTGGGAAGGAATATAGGCTGCCAAGACAGGTTCTTGACATTATAAAACAGCACCATGGTACTACTAAGGTGGCATTTTTTTATGGAAAAGCGCTAAGTCAAAATCAGCAAGTGAGTGAGGAAAAGTTTAGGTATGATGGACCAATTCCACAGAGCAAAGAAGCTGCAATTGTTATGTTGGCTGACTCTGTTGAAGCAGCTGTCAGGGCTCTTTCTTCTCCGACGCCTCAGATGATTGAAGCTACTATAAGAAATGTAATTCAAGAAAAACTTCTTGATGGGCAGCTAAATAACAGCGATTTGACATTTAAAGAACTTGAAATTATATTGGAAAATTTTATCAAGGTTTTGACTGGTGTTTTTCACAAGAGGGTTAGTTATAATATATTTGAAGATTCTTCAAACAAATCAGATGAGGTGATGGTAAGAAGTGAAAATATTCATTCAAAATCAGCAAGATAA
- the ybeY gene encoding rRNA maturation RNase YbeY, which translates to MKIFIQNQQDKVDIDQHISKIIEESIVNTIKVFLEEENFEISVLIVDNSFIKELNRNYRNVNKETDVLSFPIFEFKNGKLLEDIVIMEDEIPLGDIVISIEKAAQQAKEFGHSLEREIAYLTVHSVLHLLGFDHIEEDDRKVMREYEEQILQSMGLTR; encoded by the coding sequence GTGAAAATATTCATTCAAAATCAGCAAGATAAAGTTGATATTGACCAACACATTTCAAAGATAATTGAAGAGTCGATTGTAAATACCATTAAGGTTTTCTTGGAAGAAGAGAACTTTGAAATAAGTGTACTCATAGTTGATAACAGCTTCATAAAGGAACTCAATAGAAATTATAGAAATGTCAATAAAGAAACAGATGTACTATCTTTTCCTATATTCGAATTTAAAAATGGGAAGCTTTTAGAAGATATAGTGATTATGGAAGATGAAATTCCTCTTGGTGACATTGTAATTTCAATCGAAAAGGCAGCACAGCAGGCGAAAGAATTTGGGCATTCATTGGAAAGAGAAATTGCATATTTAACTGTGCATTCTGTTTTACATCTTTTGGGTTTTGACCACATAGAAGAGGATGATAGAAAAGTAATGAGGGAGTATGAAGAGCAAATTTTACAGAGCATGGGGTTGACAAGATGA
- a CDS encoding diacylglycerol kinase: protein MNKRRTLLESFDNAINGIIIAFKTQRNMKIHFIIAFTILFLTIVFKLNKIETVLVLICIGLVIATELINTAIENTIDLIAKEFEPKAKIAKDVAAGAVLVSALMSLTIGYFLFYDKIKLPIELTLKHIRGISFHVVFLSLIIVAMVIIVVKAVTNRTKFMQGGMPSGHTALAFAAATAILMLTNNLIIVSLAVFMALLVLESRIEAKIHTVWETIVGALIGILVTLLIFKIK, encoded by the coding sequence ATGAACAAAAGAAGAACCTTGCTGGAGAGTTTTGACAATGCAATAAATGGAATAATAATTGCTTTTAAGACTCAAAGAAATATGAAGATTCACTTTATAATAGCTTTTACAATTCTCTTTTTAACTATTGTCTTTAAACTTAATAAGATCGAAACAGTATTAGTACTAATTTGTATTGGTTTAGTTATTGCAACAGAACTTATAAACACTGCAATAGAAAATACTATAGACCTCATAGCAAAAGAGTTTGAACCGAAAGCAAAAATTGCAAAAGACGTAGCAGCAGGAGCTGTTTTGGTGTCTGCCTTGATGTCATTAACCATAGGGTATTTTCTTTTTTATGATAAAATAAAGCTACCAATAGAATTAACACTTAAACATATAAGAGGTATTTCTTTTCATGTAGTGTTTTTATCCCTTATAATTGTAGCAATGGTGATAATAGTTGTAAAAGCTGTTACAAACAGAACAAAATTCATGCAAGGTGGAATGCCAAGTGGTCATACTGCTTTAGCTTTTGCTGCGGCAACTGCTATTTTAATGCTCACAAACAACCTCATTATAGTGTCACTTGCTGTTTTTATGGCTTTATTGGTACTTGAGAGCAGGATAGAAGCAAAGATTCACACAGTTTGGGAAACAATTGTAGGTGCACTTATTGGAATCCTTGTAACGCTTTTGATATTCAAAATAAAGTGA
- a CDS encoding DUF3048 domain-containing protein: MKCQKRPCLKKILTLIIVGILLFSLSACGKKNTQKVNISKADKALQVNKKEKEKNAQTEQFDYLCKFTGEAIYQKDEHQVIAVMINNEPGAIPQSSLDQAEYLYEALIEGGATRIMAIYHHTYPKKVGPIRSARPYFMQIAKSLNAYFVHCGGSPQAYRLFKQNFIPHIDAIYTGGGIFFRTSDRKAPHNLYSSMEKLSAFFDKKGYKMQKTYKTYPLTDEVVNKWNSENTKIKITFSGWYYVRYEYDEQKKVYKRFIKEKPHLNKETGAVLTAKNLVIIFAHYDTIKNDDKGRQEVDFSKGKGYVLQMGKTIPISYEFNMKNSFILKDENGQEIKLLKGNTWFEIVPQYGKVKFE; this comes from the coding sequence ATGAAATGCCAGAAAAGACCTTGTTTAAAAAAGATTCTAACACTTATAATAGTAGGAATACTACTTTTTTCTTTATCAGCGTGTGGTAAGAAAAATACTCAAAAAGTTAATATCTCAAAAGCAGATAAAGCTTTGCAAGTAAACAAAAAAGAAAAGGAGAAAAATGCTCAAACTGAACAATTTGACTATCTTTGCAAATTTACCGGAGAGGCCATTTACCAAAAAGATGAACATCAAGTAATCGCAGTTATGATTAATAACGAACCAGGAGCAATCCCTCAATCTTCGTTAGATCAGGCTGAGTACCTTTATGAAGCTTTGATTGAGGGTGGAGCAACACGAATTATGGCAATATATCACCATACATATCCTAAAAAAGTAGGTCCTATAAGAAGTGCAAGACCGTATTTTATGCAGATAGCAAAGTCACTTAATGCTTACTTTGTACACTGTGGTGGTAGCCCACAAGCTTACAGGCTTTTCAAACAGAATTTTATACCTCATATTGATGCTATTTACACAGGTGGCGGAATTTTCTTCAGGACCTCAGATAGAAAAGCACCGCATAATCTCTATTCTTCTATGGAGAAGCTTTCAGCTTTTTTTGATAAAAAGGGTTACAAAATGCAGAAAACTTACAAAACATATCCTTTAACAGATGAAGTAGTGAATAAATGGAATTCAGAAAACACCAAAATAAAAATTACTTTTTCAGGATGGTATTATGTAAGATATGAATATGATGAACAGAAAAAAGTTTACAAAAGGTTTATAAAAGAAAAACCTCATCTCAACAAAGAGACAGGTGCTGTACTGACTGCAAAAAACTTAGTAATAATTTTTGCTCACTATGACACAATAAAAAACGATGACAAAGGTAGACAGGAAGTGGATTTTTCAAAAGGAAAAGGGTATGTTCTGCAAATGGGAAAAACTATTCCAATAAGTTATGAATTTAATATGAAAAATTCATTTATATTAAAAGATGAAAATGGGCAAGAGATTAAGCTTTTAAAAGGGAACACATGGTTTGAGATTGTCCCGCAGTATGGTAAGGTTAAGTTTGAATGA
- a CDS encoding MBL fold metallo-hydrolase RNA specificity domain-containing protein, giving the protein MKITFIGGAQSVTGSCYLFDLEGKKFLVDCGMFQGGLTEELLNYEAFPFNPSEIEFVILSHAHIDHSGRIPKLYKDGFRGVIYTTDATMDLCSIMLPDSAHIQESEIEWKNRKRKREGKELLVPLYTLEDAENVLKHFRGVKYGQKIQIDKNLSFVFKDAGHMLGSAIVELYIKENGKEYKLVFSGDLGNRNVPILKDPTIIDDCDYLFIESTYGNRLHVDVENKSKKLINIISTTISNGGKVIIPSFAVGRTQEILYEIAKEISTDSEEAKIIRNVEIFVDSPLATSATAIYKKHIDYFDTEAAMFIKNGIYPLEPPNLRFIKSVDESKWLNEYDKSCIIISSSGMCEAGRIKHHLKHNLWNEKNTVLFVGYQAPNTLGRRLLDGQKKVKIFGEEVEVRAKIEYIEAYSGHADKSGLFSWIEQMNQKPKKIFVVHGEKEVQLEFAKELQNRFNTDVIVPARGEMYEIAPEYVAQSERLFSELPSFINLSVLAQIEDIEYELDRLKEGIKNSAISPERLFALNSNLEELRYLLSLALNDY; this is encoded by the coding sequence TTGAAGATAACTTTCATAGGTGGAGCTCAAAGTGTGACAGGTTCATGCTACCTTTTTGATCTTGAAGGCAAAAAATTTCTGGTAGATTGTGGTATGTTTCAAGGTGGTTTGACTGAAGAACTGCTCAACTATGAAGCATTTCCTTTTAATCCGTCAGAAATTGAATTTGTCATTCTTTCTCACGCCCATATTGACCATAGTGGAAGAATTCCAAAACTCTACAAGGATGGCTTTAGAGGAGTAATTTATACAACAGATGCGACAATGGACCTGTGTAGTATTATGTTGCCAGACAGCGCTCATATTCAGGAGAGCGAGATAGAATGGAAGAATAGAAAAAGGAAAAGAGAAGGAAAAGAGCTACTGGTGCCGCTTTATACCTTAGAAGATGCAGAAAATGTTTTAAAACATTTCAGAGGCGTGAAATATGGGCAGAAAATTCAAATAGACAAAAATTTGAGTTTTGTTTTTAAAGATGCAGGACACATGCTTGGTTCAGCTATAGTTGAGCTTTATATAAAAGAAAATGGTAAGGAGTACAAACTTGTTTTTTCTGGTGATTTAGGGAACAGAAATGTTCCTATTTTGAAAGACCCTACAATAATAGATGATTGCGATTATCTGTTCATTGAAAGTACTTACGGCAATAGGCTTCATGTAGACGTTGAAAACAAATCTAAAAAACTTATAAATATAATTAGTACAACTATTTCAAATGGTGGAAAGGTTATAATTCCATCTTTTGCAGTTGGGAGAACACAGGAAATATTATATGAGATTGCAAAAGAAATTAGCACTGATTCTGAAGAGGCTAAAATTATAAGAAATGTAGAGATTTTTGTTGACAGCCCACTTGCAACTTCTGCAACTGCCATTTACAAAAAACATATAGATTATTTTGATACAGAGGCAGCTATGTTTATAAAAAATGGTATATATCCTCTTGAGCCACCTAATTTGAGGTTTATAAAATCTGTGGATGAGTCAAAATGGTTAAATGAGTATGACAAAAGTTGTATAATAATTTCTTCAAGTGGGATGTGTGAGGCAGGAAGAATAAAGCATCATCTTAAACATAATTTATGGAATGAGAAAAACACTGTGCTCTTTGTCGGTTATCAGGCACCAAACACGCTGGGAAGAAGGCTTTTGGATGGACAGAAGAAGGTAAAGATATTTGGTGAAGAGGTAGAAGTAAGAGCAAAGATAGAGTATATCGAGGCATATTCTGGTCATGCAGATAAAAGTGGGCTTTTTTCGTGGATTGAACAGATGAATCAAAAACCAAAGAAGATTTTTGTGGTCCATGGCGAGAAGGAAGTTCAGCTCGAATTTGCTAAGGAGCTCCAAAACAGGTTTAACACTGATGTCATTGTGCCTGCGCGTGGCGAGATGTATGAAATTGCACCTGAGTACGTTGCACAAAGTGAAAGGTTGTTCTCAGAACTTCCTTCATTTATCAATCTTTCAGTACTTGCTCAGATTGAGGATATTGAATATGAACTGGATAGACTAAAAGAAGGTATAAAAAACTCTGCTATTTCTCCAGAAAGGTTATTTGCCCTCAATTCAAATTTAGAAGAGCTGAGGTACCTTCTCAGCCTTGCGTTGAACGATTACTAA